Proteins found in one Haloferax litoreum genomic segment:
- a CDS encoding 5'-deoxyadenosine deaminase translates to MLLAGTVVADATTIIEDGAVVVDGDHVVAVGERASLEETYPNHHRREFDIVAPGLVGGHVHSVQSLGRGIADDTSLLDWLFDHVLPMEASLDADGMRTAAELGYLECIESGTTTVVDHLSVRHADEAFEAAGEMGIRGRIGKVLMDTNSPDDLQEDTDAALAESERLIQQYHDSFGGRIQYALTPRFAVTCSEACLRGVRELADAYDGVRIHTHASENREEIATVEAETGMRNIHWLDEVGLTGDDVVLAHCVHTEASEREVLAETGTHVTYCPSSNMKLASGVAPITDYLERGINVALGNDGPPCNNTLDPFTEMRQASLLQKVDSLDPRTTPAATIFEMATRNGAKAAGFDGVGRLREGWKADIVGLTTDVTRATPLHDVLSHLVFSAHGDDVVFTMVDGEVLYDGGEHVRADADDIRRRARAYAETIGTTSADT, encoded by the coding sequence ATGTTACTCGCGGGAACGGTGGTTGCGGACGCGACCACTATCATCGAAGACGGGGCCGTCGTCGTCGACGGCGACCACGTGGTCGCCGTCGGCGAGCGAGCGTCGCTCGAAGAGACGTACCCCAACCACCACCGACGCGAGTTCGACATCGTCGCGCCGGGACTCGTCGGCGGGCACGTCCACTCGGTCCAGTCGCTCGGGCGAGGTATCGCCGACGACACGTCACTCCTCGACTGGTTGTTCGACCACGTCCTCCCGATGGAAGCCAGTCTCGACGCCGACGGGATGCGCACCGCCGCGGAACTCGGCTACCTCGAATGTATCGAGTCCGGGACGACGACTGTCGTCGACCACCTCTCCGTCCGACACGCCGACGAGGCCTTCGAGGCGGCGGGTGAGATGGGAATCCGTGGGCGCATCGGGAAGGTGCTGATGGACACGAACTCGCCCGACGACTTGCAGGAAGACACCGACGCGGCGTTGGCCGAGTCGGAACGACTCATCCAACAGTACCACGACTCGTTCGGCGGGCGCATCCAGTACGCGCTCACACCGCGGTTCGCAGTCACGTGTTCCGAGGCGTGTCTCCGCGGCGTCCGCGAACTCGCAGACGCCTACGACGGGGTCCGAATCCACACGCACGCGAGCGAGAACCGAGAGGAAATCGCGACGGTCGAAGCAGAGACGGGGATGCGCAACATCCACTGGTTGGACGAAGTCGGTCTCACCGGTGACGACGTCGTCCTCGCCCACTGTGTCCACACCGAAGCGTCCGAGCGCGAGGTACTCGCGGAGACTGGCACGCACGTCACCTACTGCCCGTCGTCGAACATGAAACTCGCGTCGGGTGTCGCACCAATCACCGACTACCTCGAACGCGGAATCAACGTCGCCCTCGGGAACGACGGCCCGCCGTGTAACAACACACTCGACCCCTTTACAGAGATGCGGCAGGCCAGTCTGCTCCAGAAGGTCGATTCACTCGACCCGAGGACCACGCCCGCCGCGACTATCTTCGAGATGGCCACCAGAAACGGCGCGAAAGCGGCCGGATTCGACGGCGTCGGACGTCTCCGTGAGGGCTGGAAAGCCGATATCGTCGGCCTGACCACCGACGTGACGCGCGCGACGCCACTCCACGACGTGCTGTCGCACCTCGTCTTCTCGGCACACGGCGACGACGTGGTCTTCACCATGGTGGACGGGGAAGTGCTCTACGATGGCGGCGAACACGTCCGGGCCGACGCGGACGACATCCGCCGTCGTGCCCGTGCGTACGCAGAGACTATCGGCACCACGTCCGCTGACACCTGA